Genomic window (Helianthus annuus cultivar XRQ/B chromosome 3, HanXRQr2.0-SUNRISE, whole genome shotgun sequence):
TCCTATAGCGTCCCCACCCCATTCGCTACGCGCCAGGGGCCAAGGGCGCCATCGATGCTCCGCCATTGCAGTAACGAGCGTTGAAGGGAAAAACAGGTGAGGCCTCATTCTTTTCAACCAAccaaatctttttttttaattttgtttaatagggacTTTAAACTATTTCATGTAAGTTAAAGGgaggggctttaaagccccctgTGTGACATGACGCTTTAAAACCCCTTAGGGGCTTTATATCACACCCTCCAACCttaggatcaaataaaaaggaaaaataaatGAGAAAGCTAAGAATGATTTTGGTCAATTGATCTAAAATTTTGAATGGTTGAGATTAGTTTTAAAGAAAAGAAGATAATGGAAAGGTATAAAAAGATTCATACATTTATTTACTTTCTCTCTTCACATGCAAGGCATATGTCAATTCCCCCGTCAATTTAAAACTTTCATAACTTTTTGCAtatgatatttaaaaaaaaaatccaccaTAATAATaaacgtttttttatctttaatatgagtatgatATTGCTATATgataataaaacaaaaattttcatatttactgggtttttttatctttaatatgagtatgatATTGCTATATgataataaaacaaaaattttcaattttgtttttaatctactttttattgtttttttagtttgatactcattTTGTTATACAttatgtccattgtgtcttttatctgttgtcatcgattgtgttttattttactttccattgtgtttttagtttaatACTTATTATGTTTTACATTATCTTCACTGTGTAATAATTTTgttttgaaaactataaaaataggGTACTCATTTTGAAGATAAAAATACGttcgattttatggtataattttttttagtaacaaatGATGTATAAAAAGTTACAGACATTTAAAAAGTGATAGGGAAATAGCATGTCCATATTCTTTTTGTTCTCTTAAACAAAATTTCTCTTCACATTTTATGATTATTTCTTACCTTTCTTATTTTTAAATCCTTTGTATTATAACTCAGTGAGATATTTAAGTTTTCTGAAAGGATATAAATGTTTgatttaaaatataattttattttagtgtttttgAACCGTTTATtgaatgacgtattaaattgatATCATTAAATGGGGGTGGTATGGAAGTGCTTGAAAACTCGGTCAACTATAAGATCTAAAATCTGACTACATGTAATAATGGGTATGGTTTGAAATTAGTTGACTACataagggtataaggagtggttaaacactttaaagtggcaaaacaaaaaaccgaccaatcagagcgtgCCATATCAATttggcaaaagtgtttaaactttgctgaaaagtgttggcattggtttaaacacttgctgaagtggtaaacttttattattatttttttttgcaataattaatttaatataaataaattaaaaacaataaagtttcataaattaaattaaaaacatcaaagttacactaaattaaaaaacaataaaattacatTAGCATGAAACAATTTAAACTAGTCTTCGTCGGAATCGGCCAAAAGATGGGGTAAATCTTGACTTGCGAGATGATCTATGAGATCGTGTTTGAGTCTTCAATGGGTGTCTTCATTCAACAACTCGCCCAACACCGTATCGTCTAGAGCCGGCTCGACCGGAGGATCCCGAATGTGCACCGGTGCTATCGCCTTTCCATcgtctttcaaaatcatgttgtgtaaaataatacACGTGTACACGACATTCCTATTTTTTTTAACCGATCTTGCTCGCATCGGTCGACTCAATACACCCCATTTCCCcttcaaaacaccaaaagcccgttcgaCGTCTTTTCTTGCCGCCTCATGTTGCCTCTTGAATTTCTTTTCGTTTACTTCGTGAGGGTAAGGGatcgacttcacaaacacggaccacgaagggtagattccatccacgagcaaataaccacgtttgtataaatggttgttaacgtaaaatggacattttggcgcggttccatttcgttccgttaaaaataacggagattgttgtaGAACATTGATATCGTTTTGAGAACCCGGTGGACCGGCAAAAGCATGCCAAAACCATAAGTCTTGAGAAGCAACCGCTTCGAGCATAATAGTCGGGTATCTATGATCTCCTCGCATGTATTGGCCTCGATACTCTGTCGGACAAAAACGCCAAACAAAATGGGTGCAATCAAGGCTACCGAACATACCTGGAAGGTGATGTTTTTCCTCATGAGCTTGGTATAAAAGTGCCATGTCGTGGCTTGTCGGTCTACGTAAGAACTCTGGACCATATATTTTGCAAACCGTGTCACAAAAATATTCTAGGCACTCGCGGGA
Coding sequences:
- the LOC110932639 gene encoding uncharacterized protein LOC110932639, coding for MADELPLWFPPMSSDDSSDSSILFFQNLIEEAELQDTGTSNRRRYIERQREEGHETLMADYFVEDPKYNEDIFRHRFRMSKRLFLKIVSDVEENDPWFVEAPDARGRKGFTPLQKVTSAIKQLATGNTPDENDEYLHMAKRTSRECLEYFCDTVCKIYGPEFLRRPTSHDMALLYQAHEEKHHLPEYRGQYMRGDHRYPTIMLEAVASQDLWFWHAFAGPPGSQNDINSIPYPHEVNEKKFKRQHEAARKDVERAFGVLKGKWGVLSRPMRARSVKKNRNVVYTCIILHNMILKDDGKAIAPVHIRDPPVEPALDDTVLGELLNEDTH